In the Plasmodium vivax scf_4865 genomic scaffold, whole genome shotgun sequence genome, TATTTTGAACGTGGAGATACGGGATGTGAaggtcttcatttttattcaaCTGTAAAGAATGAATTAGAAGAAACTTATCAGAATTATGATTTTCTAAATATTTCTGATAAAATTGTAAGAGCTCTTTgctatatttataataaaaaaaagaataaaccGGATAAATTTGATTCTGAACTTTGTCcgt is a window encoding:
- a CDS encoding variable surface protein Vir27, truncated, putative (encoded by transcript PVX_048190A; Truncated due to end of contig.) yields the protein MAKHLKKEDLEKLTSHINYSYFERGDTGCEGLHFYSTVKNELEETYQNYDFLNISDKIVRALCYIYNKKKNKPDKFDSELCPYLYYWIGSKIYPIVKVKKVFLRIISMIYDEFYSSD